One region of Candidatus Eisenbacteria bacterium genomic DNA includes:
- the zapB gene encoding cell division protein ZapB has protein sequence MTVDLDKLEERIQAAVGLVARLREEKRRLEAENKELQGRLRSMVPAAAKHADDLRPRLKALEEERSTLLDERRAVARRVEEMLTKLELLQKAVHA, from the coding sequence ATGACGGTGGACCTGGACAAGCTGGAAGAGAGAATTCAGGCGGCGGTCGGGCTCGTCGCCCGGCTCCGCGAGGAAAAGCGGCGGCTTGAGGCCGAGAACAAGGAGCTACAGGGGCGACTTCGCTCCATGGTCCCCGCCGCGGCGAAGCACGCGGATGACCTGAGGCCGCGTCTCAAGGCATTGGAAGAGGAACGGAGCACCCTTCTCGACGAGCGCCGGGCGGTTGCGCGGCGCGTCGAGGAGATGTTAACCAAGCTGGAGCTGCTGCAGAAGGCGGTCCACGCTTGA
- a CDS encoding cell division protein ZapA gives MTTEPNTQSVTIFGSEYKIRGADPDYIQVVAAYVDGKMRELEQRLPAGSQTKLAILASLNIADELFRERDERTRRDNELRDRAKEWGRILSETLSEK, from the coding sequence ATGACGACCGAACCCAACACGCAGAGCGTGACGATCTTCGGCAGCGAGTACAAGATCCGGGGCGCCGATCCGGACTACATCCAGGTGGTCGCCGCCTACGTGGACGGGAAGATGCGCGAGCTGGAGCAGCGCCTCCCCGCCGGGAGCCAGACGAAGCTCGCGATCCTAGCATCGCTCAACATCGCCGACGAGCTGTTCCGCGAACGAGATGAGCGGACGCGTCGAGACAACGAATTGAGGGACCGCGCCAAGGAGTGGGGGCGCATTCTGAGCGAGACCCTGAGCGAAAAGTGA
- the rny gene encoding ribonuclease Y, producing MTLTPWMVLLITLAAAAVAFLLGWVAHRRIGEGKVYNAEQLAAKIVREAEREAENQKKSALLEAKDEWFREKAKLDREVQGQKSEIQKSERALHDLESNLNRRAEVLDKKEREQKKLERDLEVKGESLVERDRELTRVLGEQNARLQRISGMTADEAKSQLIANMENEAKSEAAKRLQEIREETTRNAEKEAREIVTLAIQRCAADHSAETTVSVVHLPNDEMKGRIIGREGRNIRAFETATGIDVIIDDTPEAVILSGFDPVRREIAKRSLQKLVTDGRIHPARIEEIVAKVQKEVEDQIIELGEAAVLEVGVHSMHPEIVKLLGRLQYRTSYGQNILQHSKEVAWICGIMAAQLGFDVQLAKRAGLLHDLGKAVTHEVEGAHAQISMDFAKKYGEPDDVVRAVGYHHHDPTAENLYAVLVMAADAVSGARPGARRESIENYVKRLEALEKIADSFPGVEKSYAIQAGREVRIMVEPKNVDDARAVQLAADVARRVERELQYPGQIKVVVIRETRAMEYAK from the coding sequence ATGACGCTTACCCCGTGGATGGTGCTGCTGATCACGCTCGCCGCCGCGGCCGTCGCCTTCCTTCTGGGATGGGTGGCGCACCGTCGGATCGGCGAGGGCAAGGTCTACAACGCGGAGCAGCTCGCGGCGAAGATCGTCCGCGAGGCCGAGCGTGAAGCGGAAAACCAGAAGAAGAGCGCGCTCCTCGAGGCCAAGGACGAATGGTTCCGGGAGAAGGCGAAGCTGGACCGGGAGGTACAGGGGCAGAAATCGGAAATCCAGAAGTCCGAGCGTGCCCTGCACGACCTGGAATCGAATCTGAACCGGCGGGCCGAGGTTCTGGACAAGAAGGAGCGCGAGCAGAAGAAGCTCGAGCGCGACCTCGAAGTGAAGGGCGAGTCCCTCGTGGAACGGGACCGCGAGCTCACCCGCGTGCTGGGGGAGCAGAACGCGCGCCTCCAGCGGATCAGCGGCATGACGGCCGACGAGGCGAAGTCTCAGCTCATCGCCAACATGGAGAATGAGGCGAAGTCCGAGGCCGCGAAGAGGCTTCAGGAGATCCGCGAGGAAACGACGCGCAACGCGGAGAAGGAGGCGCGGGAGATCGTGACCCTGGCGATCCAGCGCTGCGCGGCCGACCACTCGGCCGAGACCACTGTCTCGGTCGTCCACCTCCCGAACGACGAGATGAAGGGACGAATCATCGGCCGCGAGGGGCGGAACATCCGCGCCTTCGAGACCGCGACCGGCATCGACGTCATCATCGACGACACGCCGGAGGCCGTCATCCTGTCCGGGTTCGACCCGGTGCGCCGCGAGATCGCGAAGCGCTCCCTCCAGAAGCTCGTGACCGACGGACGGATCCACCCGGCGCGGATCGAGGAGATCGTCGCCAAGGTCCAGAAGGAGGTCGAGGACCAGATCATCGAGCTGGGCGAGGCCGCCGTGCTCGAGGTCGGCGTCCACTCGATGCACCCGGAGATCGTGAAGCTCCTCGGCCGCCTCCAATACCGGACCTCGTACGGTCAGAACATCCTTCAACACTCGAAAGAGGTCGCCTGGATCTGCGGCATCATGGCGGCCCAGCTCGGCTTCGACGTTCAGCTGGCGAAGCGGGCGGGCCTCCTCCACGATCTCGGCAAGGCCGTGACGCACGAGGTCGAAGGGGCCCACGCGCAGATCTCGATGGACTTCGCGAAGAAGTACGGCGAGCCGGACGACGTGGTCCGCGCGGTCGGCTATCACCACCACGATCCCACCGCCGAGAACCTCTACGCGGTCCTCGTCATGGCGGCCGACGCGGTCTCGGGAGCGAGGCCCGGCGCGCGCCGGGAGAGCATCGAGAACTACGTCAAGCGGCTGGAAGCGCTCGAGAAGATCGCGGACAGCTTCCCCGGCGTCGAGAAGTCGTACGCGATTCAAGCGGGCAGGGAAGTGCGGATCATGGTCGAGCCCAAGAACGTGGACGATGCCCGGGCCGTCCAGCTCGCCGCGGACGTCGCGCGCCGCGTGGAGCGGGAGCTTCAGTATCCGGGACAGATCAAGGTCGTCGTCATCCGCGAGACCCGCGCCATGGAGTACGCCAAGTAA
- a CDS encoding TIGR00282 family metallophosphoesterase produces the protein MNVLFIADIYGSPGRKAVRDLMPEIVSSMGIDFVVANVENAAAGFGVTKDILVELKGLGVECMTSGNHIWDRRESLPLLTEEPLLLRPHNYPPGVPGSGSRMFTTKAGVKVGVLNLMGRVFMRELEDPFRVADREVAVLREEANVVIVDFHAEATAEKIALGWYLDGRVSALLGTHTHIQTADERILPKGTGYITDAGMTGPFDSVIGVRKEQAIQKFLTLLPTRFEPAVGDVRLNGVHLDIDETTGRCRHIERLSLSLEPAPRATVA, from the coding sequence ATGAACGTTCTCTTCATCGCCGACATCTACGGTTCGCCCGGCCGGAAGGCCGTCCGTGATCTCATGCCCGAGATCGTCTCCTCGATGGGAATCGACTTCGTCGTGGCCAATGTCGAGAACGCGGCCGCCGGGTTCGGCGTCACGAAGGACATCCTGGTGGAGCTCAAGGGACTGGGCGTCGAGTGCATGACGAGCGGGAACCACATCTGGGATCGCCGCGAGTCGTTGCCGCTCTTGACCGAAGAGCCGCTGCTGCTGCGCCCGCACAATTATCCGCCCGGCGTCCCGGGCTCGGGCTCCCGCATGTTCACGACGAAGGCGGGCGTGAAGGTCGGGGTTCTGAATCTAATGGGACGGGTGTTCATGCGGGAGCTGGAAGACCCGTTTCGCGTCGCCGACCGGGAGGTCGCCGTCCTCCGCGAGGAGGCGAACGTCGTGATCGTCGATTTCCACGCCGAGGCGACGGCGGAGAAAATCGCCCTCGGATGGTATCTGGACGGGCGCGTGTCGGCGCTCCTCGGCACCCACACCCACATCCAGACCGCGGATGAGCGGATCTTGCCGAAGGGCACGGGCTATATCACGGACGCCGGCATGACCGGGCCGTTCGACTCGGTCATCGGCGTGCGGAAGGAGCAGGCGATCCAGAAGTTCCTGACGCTCCTGCCGACCCGCTTCGAGCCGGCCGTGGGCGACGTGCGGCTCAACGGGGTCCACCTCGACATCGATGAAACGACCGGCCGGTGCCGCCATATCGAGCGCCTCTCGCTCTCCCTTGAGCCGGCACCCCGGGCCACGGTGGCGTGA
- a CDS encoding bifunctional 5,10-methylene-tetrahydrofolate dehydrogenase/5,10-methylene-tetrahydrofolate cyclohydrolase — protein MTAVLLAGAPIAAEIRAQVRVRFDRLKSQGITPGLAIVTVGEPPGGNPYVRSKVAAAEELGARATITRLPGDSSEDQVRSRLKSLSSDPSVHGVILQLPLPAQLHEERHLEDVSPEKDLDGLHPWNVGRWVSGLPGHRPATPLGIVEMLGRHVGDLGGKRAVVIGRSRIVGRPLSVFLSERSPGMNATVTLCHSGTQDLPSITREAEILVVAMGKRRGIGAAHVRPGAVVIDVGIHAVANPAPGARRYEGDVDFEVVRSIASAITPVPGGVGPMTVAMLLRNLADAAEAGAGRS, from the coding sequence ATGACGGCGGTGCTCCTCGCGGGCGCTCCCATTGCCGCCGAGATCCGCGCCCAGGTGCGCGTTCGCTTCGATCGCCTCAAATCGCAGGGCATCACGCCCGGGCTCGCGATCGTCACCGTCGGGGAGCCCCCCGGCGGCAACCCCTACGTCCGCTCGAAGGTCGCCGCCGCGGAGGAGCTGGGCGCGCGCGCCACGATCACCCGCCTTCCGGGCGATTCGAGCGAGGACCAGGTCCGCTCGCGTCTCAAATCGCTGAGCTCCGATCCGAGCGTCCACGGCGTGATCCTCCAGCTTCCGCTTCCCGCCCAGCTTCACGAAGAGCGGCATCTGGAAGACGTCTCGCCGGAGAAGGACCTGGACGGGCTCCACCCCTGGAACGTCGGGCGGTGGGTGAGCGGGCTGCCGGGGCACCGCCCCGCGACGCCGCTGGGAATCGTCGAGATGCTCGGGCGGCACGTGGGCGACCTGGGCGGCAAGCGCGCGGTTGTAATCGGTAGAAGCCGCATCGTGGGCCGGCCGCTGTCGGTCTTTCTCTCCGAGCGGAGCCCCGGCATGAATGCCACCGTGACGCTCTGCCACTCCGGAACCCAGGACCTCCCGTCGATCACCCGCGAGGCGGAGATCCTCGTCGTCGCGATGGGAAAGCGCCGCGGCATCGGCGCGGCGCACGTCCGGCCGGGAGCCGTCGTGATCGACGTGGGGATCCACGCGGTCGCCAACCCCGCGCCCGGAGCCCGGCGCTACGAGGGGGACGTTGATTTCGAGGTGGTCCGGTCGATCGCATCCGCGATCACGCCGGTCCCCGGCGGGGTCGGTCCGATGACCGTGGCGATGCTCCTACGGAATCTCGCCGACGCCGCCGAAGCCGGCGCGGGGCGCTCGTGA